The following are encoded together in the Paraburkholderia sp. BL10I2N1 genome:
- a CDS encoding GntR family transcriptional regulator, whose product MQNSDLESGNSLAPLMPKVERQRLHDTVVDHIRRFIVEGVLEPGKKLNERELCETLGISRTPLREALKVLAAEGLIDIWPNRGASVSKMSEAELRETFELMSGLEAFSGELACERITPAEIAEIKALHYAMLACRAQNDLAGYYSRNQAIHDKINEAARNSVLRQMYVAVNRRLQALRFRSNFQIPKWDRAIHDHDEMLKALDDRDGKRLSAILRQHLLDKRDAVLQVQSREEASGSTLKA is encoded by the coding sequence ATGCAAAATTCGGACCTTGAATCCGGCAATAGCCTCGCGCCGCTCATGCCGAAGGTGGAGCGTCAGCGCCTTCACGACACGGTGGTCGACCACATCCGGCGGTTCATCGTCGAAGGCGTGCTCGAACCGGGCAAGAAGCTCAATGAACGCGAACTGTGCGAGACGCTCGGCATCTCGCGTACGCCGCTGCGCGAAGCGCTGAAGGTGCTCGCGGCTGAAGGCCTCATCGATATCTGGCCGAACCGCGGAGCGTCGGTATCGAAGATGTCCGAAGCGGAGTTGCGCGAGACCTTCGAACTGATGAGCGGGCTGGAGGCGTTTTCAGGCGAACTTGCGTGCGAGCGGATCACGCCTGCGGAGATCGCGGAGATCAAGGCGCTGCATTACGCGATGCTCGCCTGCCGCGCGCAGAACGACCTCGCGGGCTACTACAGCCGCAATCAGGCGATACACGACAAGATCAACGAGGCGGCACGCAATTCGGTACTGCGGCAGATGTATGTCGCGGTGAACCGGCGCCTGCAGGCGCTGCGCTTCCGTTCGAACTTCCAGATCCCGAAGTGGGACCGCGCGATTCATGATCACGACGAGATGCTGAAAGCGCTCGACGATCGTGACGGCAAGCGCCTCAGCGCCATCCTTCGGCAGCACCTGCTGGACAAGCGCGATGCGGTGCTTCAGGTGCAGTCGCGGGAAGAGGCCTCAGGTTCGACCCTGAAGGCCTGA